One Nostoc sp. CENA543 genomic window, CCAATTAGCAGCAGTTGCTCTGCGAGTTTCCCGTGGTGTAAATGTACCAATTTTGTAACCCTTAAAACCCAACTTTTCCTTTGTAATTTGTTTATATTGTTGAGGAATAGAGCGGGTTAACTTCATAGTAGCGGGACGGCTATCTAAAAAATTGGGTGGTTCTGGATACTCATCTCGCCATTCTGCTGCAACCAAGCTGTTATCCCACTTTTCTGTTGTAGAGTCATAGCGATAACCCAAGTAATACCAGACTAATTGCATGACTGTTGCATCATCAATTTGGTCATTGAGAATACCCCAGATAGTATCTGTATTGAGTGGTGGTAGTTCAGACATAAGCAACGCAGAATTGAAAATTTCACATTAGCAGTTTTAATTTAAAATATCAGTTCTTCAGTCACAAACCATGTAGACTGGTGATTGTAAAGTATAGATTGGTCAATGCCAAATCCTACACCACAAGCAAAACTAATTCGCGCTCACGTCTTAATTTCCGGTAGAGTCCAGGGAGTAGGGTATCGCTACGCTACTGTCGATACTGCTAG contains:
- a CDS encoding DUF1823 family protein, whose product is MSELPPLNTDTIWGILNDQIDDATVMQLVWYYLGYRYDSTTEKWDNSLVAAEWRDEYPEPPNFLDSRPATMKLTRSIPQQYKQITKEKLGFKGYKIGTFTPRETRRATAANWLLSHLQQTIDQSK